One genomic segment of Helianthus annuus cultivar XRQ/B chromosome 14, HanXRQr2.0-SUNRISE, whole genome shotgun sequence includes these proteins:
- the LOC110898884 gene encoding uncharacterized protein LOC110898884, producing MEKYAVPVAPIGENPKPITRSHWKRSLVELTGKCDRHHLHDVAPRLMQSYSEIGAFLHKYKYHNEGTPCKTHFRQYYRFVLDEPPSVITGIRQSVLGVSALEFDAKGIYLASVTKPGCLTVHEFESLYCQSNGSGTREDQGKQLLHIPVFSGANAVRWNPASQDEVVCTSLINNEVLIFDIGYVSSEPTEVLRKRPTVNVHGSSVRQGFSDIALSNDDARVLASDTYGAISIWDRRASNLPQSGLTTNATYGLTSIQLDENQCVIGATKSGFIYIWDLRGGRSSAAFQSHKEAYSSPLTSVRLSSMLNKIGPLKAQSNILPKEIESININPSCSYQLGFHLDDGWSGVLDLHNFQVSHIHCPPPPWLDESNDVIPMSPPRKASWLPKHSIYAVGSTSNNGLHLLDFYPHTSSPCHVDYDESKNPGETLECKQNVFVPLSGLVTACATHPLNGTIVAGTVEASLLMISQKHLCKKGDDDDMMATLSIHDS from the exons ATGGAAAAGTACGCAGTTCCGGTGGCTCCGATCGGTGAAAACCCTAAGCCAATCACAAG GTCGCACTGGAAAAGAAGCCTCGTTGAATTGACCGGAAAATGCGATCGTCATCACCTTCACGACGTCGCCCCACGGCTGATGCAATCGTATTCCGAA ATTGGGGCATTTctgcataagtataagtatcatAACGAGGGTACACCTTGCAAAACGCATTTTAGACAGTATTATCGTTTTGTTCTG GATGAACCGCCCTCAGTTATCACCGGCATCAGACAGTCAGT GTTGGGTGTCTCTGCGTTGGAATTTGATGCAAAG GGAATATATTTGGCATCAGTGACTAAACCAGGGTGCTTAACAGTACACGAGTTTGAATCTCTATACTGTCAGAGTAATGGGTCTG GTACAAGGGAAGATCAGGGGAAACAATTGCTACACATTCCTGTATTTAGTGGTGCGAATGCTGTTCGCTGGAATCCTGCTAGTCAGGATGAG GTTGTATGTACATCCCTGATCAATAATGAAGTTCTTATCTTTGACATTGGTTATGTTTCTTCTGAACCGACTGAG GTATTAAGAAAAAGGCCTACTGTCAATGTTCATGGTAGTAGTGTGCGACAAGGTTTTTCTGACATAGCCTTGTCTAATGATGATGCAAG GGTACTTGCTTCCGATACATATGGAGCAATAAGTATATGGGACAGGAGAGCAAGCAATCTTCCACAATCTGGGCTTACAACTAATGCGACTTACGGTCTCACCAGCATCCAACTCGATGAGAATCAA TGTGTGATTGGTGCTACAAAGAGTGGCTTTATATATATTTGGGATCTACGTGGTGGAAGATCTTCAGCTGCTTTTCAAAGTCACAAGGAG GCATACTCTTCTCCTCTAACATCAGTAAGGTTATCATCCATGCTGAATAAAATCGGGCCTCTGAAG GCACAATCAAATATTTTACCTAAAGAAATAGAGTCTATCAACATTAATccttcttgttcatatcaactAGGGTTCCATCTTGATGATGGTTG GTCTGGTGTTTTGGATTTGCACAATTTCCAAGTGTCACATATTCATTGCCCTCCCCCTCCCTGGCT GGATGAATCAAATGATGTAATTCCTATGTCCCCACCAAGGAAAGCATCATGGCTACCTAAACACTCT ATTTATGCAGTTGGGTCGACTTCAAATAATGGTCTGCACCTTTTAGACTTTTATCCACACACCAGCTCTCCGTGCCATGTAGATTACGA CGAATCAAAGAATCCCGGTGAGACCCTTGAGTGCAAACAAAATGTATTTGTACCATTATCTGGACTTGTTACTGCTTGTGCTACTCATCCCCTTAATGGAACCATTGTTGCTGGAACCGTG gaagcgTCTTTGTTAATGATTTCTCAAAAGCACCTTTGCaagaaaggagatgatgatgatatgatggCGACGTTGAGCATTCATGATTCATGA